Proteins encoded within one genomic window of Brenneria nigrifluens DSM 30175 = ATCC 13028:
- a CDS encoding ABC transporter permease subunit, whose protein sequence is MSEQIYCRTCAGVSRMRHPRYGMLIPFFSRLLTLAAIVALIGVLPWLSGQDPALALLRARSGDQEATAETLNAIRQSLGLDQGPLQLLANWIGGLLRGDAGYSWVSGRPVLPGMLQAAGVSLTLMASAALVAFSLAALLCAPTFLQGLHGRIRRSNGLFAAMFTALPEFLLASFLLIVGAVWLRWFPPYGWQGLHYAVLPSLALGIPAGGYLGRIIADALSATFSENWLMTWSVAGVGRRHIALAVLKRTLPGVMPLVGLVLVSLTGGAIAVEKVFAIPGLGRATLGAAAAQDLPALQTGVLILLTIASIAGMAAAGVRLLILGRALHNGAMPVPQENQVTASRYAVWLPLLCLLLLALLLIAGLPRDPYSSAFLRLQAPSFALPFGADAMGRDLLARVAHGTLHTCLLALAVSLACLVIGLFIGLFPRLCTGPIEVTNALPPVIAGLLVAAINGPSSTGAALAVVAVSWAPLAAHTAALVAEIAARPYVRILPVIGVGPVRRSLFYVLPALAGPLFRHAMLRLPGIALALASLGFLGLGASPPTPEWGRVLAEGMPYIERAFWGVLAPAAALAVLSVLAVSAANLSGRGKR, encoded by the coding sequence ATGAGTGAGCAAATCTATTGCCGCACCTGCGCCGGCGTCAGCCGCATGCGCCACCCGCGCTACGGCATGCTGATACCGTTTTTTTCCCGCCTGCTGACGTTGGCGGCCATCGTCGCGCTGATTGGCGTACTGCCCTGGTTATCCGGTCAGGATCCGGCGCTGGCGCTGCTGCGCGCCCGTTCCGGCGATCAGGAAGCCACGGCGGAAACGCTAAATGCGATCCGCCAGTCGCTGGGGCTGGATCAGGGGCCTCTGCAACTGCTGGCGAACTGGATCGGCGGACTGCTGCGCGGCGACGCCGGTTATTCGTGGGTATCCGGCCGGCCGGTATTACCGGGAATGCTGCAGGCGGCGGGCGTCTCGCTGACGTTGATGGCCTCGGCGGCGCTGGTCGCCTTTTCGCTGGCGGCGCTGCTGTGCGCCCCCACGTTCCTCCAGGGATTACACGGCCGGATTCGCCGCTCCAACGGCCTGTTCGCCGCCATGTTCACCGCGCTGCCGGAATTTCTGCTGGCGTCGTTTTTACTGATTGTCGGCGCGGTGTGGCTGCGGTGGTTCCCGCCCTACGGCTGGCAGGGGCTGCACTATGCGGTGTTGCCGTCTCTGGCGCTGGGCATTCCCGCCGGCGGCTACCTGGGGCGGATTATCGCCGACGCGCTGTCGGCCACCTTTAGCGAAAACTGGCTGATGACCTGGAGCGTGGCGGGCGTCGGCCGCCGCCACATTGCGCTGGCGGTGCTGAAACGCACCCTGCCGGGGGTGATGCCGCTGGTGGGGCTGGTGCTGGTTTCACTCACCGGCGGCGCGATAGCGGTGGAAAAGGTTTTCGCCATACCGGGCCTGGGCAGGGCCACGCTGGGGGCGGCGGCGGCGCAGGATCTGCCCGCGCTGCAGACCGGCGTGCTTATTTTACTGACTATCGCCTCAATCGCCGGCATGGCCGCCGCCGGCGTACGGCTGCTGATCCTCGGCCGCGCGCTGCATAACGGCGCCATGCCGGTGCCGCAAGAAAACCAGGTGACGGCGTCGCGTTACGCCGTCTGGCTGCCGCTGCTCTGCCTGTTGCTTTTAGCGCTGCTGTTGATCGCCGGGCTGCCGCGCGATCCCTATAGCTCCGCCTTTTTGCGTCTGCAGGCGCCCTCTTTTGCGCTGCCGTTCGGCGCGGACGCCATGGGGCGCGACCTGCTGGCCCGCGTCGCCCACGGCACGCTGCATACCTGCCTGCTGGCGTTGGCGGTATCGCTGGCCTGTCTGGTCATCGGCCTGTTTATCGGTCTGTTTCCCCGTCTGTGCACCGGCCCGATAGAAGTAACCAATGCCCTGCCCCCGGTTATCGCCGGCCTGCTGGTGGCGGCCATCAACGGCCCGAGTTCGACGGGGGCGGCGCTGGCTGTGGTCGCCGTCAGCTGGGCGCCGCTGGCGGCGCACACCGCGGCGCTGGTCGCCGAAATCGCTGCGCGTCCCTATGTTCGCATATTACCGGTAATCGGCGTCGGCCCGGTGCGCCGCAGTCTGTTTTACGTCTTGCCGGCGCTGGCCGGACCGCTGTTCCGCCACGCCATGCTGCGCCTGCCCGGTATCGCGCTGGCGCTGGCCTCGCTGGGATTTCTGGGATTGGGCGCTTCGCCGCCGACCCCGGAATGGGGGCGCGTGCTGGCGGAAGGCATGCCGTATATCGAACGGGCCTTTTGGGGTGTGCTGGCGCCCGCGGCGGCGCTGGCCGTGCTGTCGGTGCTGGCGGTCAGCGCCGCCAATCTGTCGGGTCGGGGAAAACGCTGA
- a CDS encoding ABC transporter ATP-binding protein: MSRHLHAISTPFLNLDGVSRYRQTPRFPWQKADPAAAIFRDLSLTLQRHERVGLVGSSGCGKSTLLKTLLALDTPDSGTIHCDGHRVRPGSVRSLLWYRRRVQYIPQDPAGSLDPRQRVAALIAEPLQRLRSGENIASAVREALDQVGLSARLLEQPAGLLSGGQAQRVAMARALVTRPDFLLADEPISGLDLPLREQIKTLLQQVTSQNNMGLLMVSHDISIIAGLCERMLVMDDGRIIEDRPTAEVLASPRHRHTRRLLQAIPSLPL, translated from the coding sequence ATGAGCCGCCATCTTCACGCCATTTCCACGCCGTTTTTAAACCTGGACGGCGTTAGCCGCTACCGTCAGACGCCGCGTTTCCCATGGCAAAAGGCCGACCCCGCGGCGGCCATTTTCCGCGATCTGTCGCTCACGCTGCAACGCCATGAACGCGTCGGCCTGGTGGGTTCATCCGGCTGCGGCAAATCCACCCTGCTGAAAACGCTGCTGGCGTTGGACACGCCGGACAGCGGCACGATACACTGCGACGGCCACCGGGTGCGGCCGGGTTCCGTCCGTTCGCTGTTGTGGTATCGCCGCCGCGTCCAGTACATTCCGCAGGACCCCGCCGGCTCGCTGGATCCGCGCCAGCGTGTCGCCGCGCTGATTGCGGAACCGTTGCAACGCCTGCGCAGCGGCGAAAATATCGCGTCGGCGGTACGGGAAGCGCTGGATCAGGTCGGCCTGAGCGCCCGCCTGCTGGAGCAACCCGCCGGGCTGCTGTCGGGCGGGCAGGCCCAGCGCGTCGCCATGGCCCGCGCCCTGGTGACGCGCCCCGATTTTTTACTGGCCGACGAGCCGATCAGCGGACTGGATTTACCGCTGCGCGAACAGATCAAAACCCTGCTACAGCAGGTTACGTCGCAAAATAATATGGGATTGCTGATGGTGTCGCATGACATATCAATAATCGCCGGTTTGTGCGAACGCATGCTGGTCATGGACGATGGGCGCATTATCGAAGATCGTCCCACGGCCGAGGTGCTGGCGTCGCCACGGCACCGGCATACGCGCCGGTTATTACAAGCCATCCCTTCTTTACCTCTTTGA
- a CDS encoding ATP-binding cassette domain-containing protein translates to MTTRDKQAETVLDVNNLGLSIGAESKVGNLTFRLRAGESVCLLGASGCGKSLTARAIIGTPPAGCRISGAIEINGADVTHRKALARPATARVSAVFQDSATALNPLMKLGKQLSLALGASSPAELDALLDAIGLGDIPNLPQRFPAELSGGQRQRICIALALLGRTRLLVADEPTTALDVITQQQVLQVLQARYAQENAPALLFITHDITVAAQLCQRGLVMENGRLVESGDMRQLLNAPQHPYTRGLVAAARRGDAALPITQLGALAG, encoded by the coding sequence ATGACAACCAGGGACAAACAGGCGGAAACGGTGCTGGACGTGAACAACCTTGGCCTGTCCATTGGCGCGGAAAGCAAAGTCGGCAATCTCACTTTCCGCCTGCGCGCCGGAGAAAGCGTTTGTCTGCTCGGCGCCTCCGGCTGCGGCAAGTCGCTCACCGCCAGAGCGATCATCGGCACGCCGCCGGCAGGCTGCCGGATAAGCGGCGCCATCGAGATCAACGGCGCCGACGTCACCCACCGCAAGGCGCTCGCCCGCCCGGCCACTGCCCGCGTATCCGCCGTATTCCAGGACTCCGCCACCGCGCTGAACCCGTTGATGAAACTGGGTAAACAGCTGTCGCTGGCGCTGGGCGCGTCATCGCCGGCCGAACTGGACGCGCTGCTCGACGCCATCGGCCTGGGGGATATTCCCAACCTGCCGCAACGCTTTCCCGCCGAGCTGTCCGGCGGCCAACGCCAGCGCATCTGCATCGCCCTGGCGCTGCTGGGGCGCACCCGCCTGCTGGTGGCGGACGAGCCGACCACCGCGCTCGACGTGATTACCCAGCAGCAGGTTTTGCAGGTGTTACAGGCAAGGTATGCGCAAGAAAACGCCCCCGCGCTGCTGTTTATCACCCACGATATCACCGTGGCGGCGCAGCTTTGCCAGCGCGGACTGGTGATGGAAAACGGCCGTCTGGTGGAATCCGGCGATATGCGGCAACTGCTCAATGCGCCGCAGCATCCCTATACCCGCGGTCTGGTCGCCGCCGCCCGCCGCGGCGATGCCGCCCTGCCCATCACGCAGCTGGGAGCGCTTGCCGGATGA
- a CDS encoding MDR family MFS transporter, which translates to MSDLSADRAPRPYPPLLLGSQLVFNIGFYAVVPFLAIFLRDDMLLSGWAIGLVIGLRTFSQQGMFLVGGALADRFGARGIILCGCVVRIAGYLLLALADSLWPIILGACLTGVGGALFSPAIEALMAQAGTHSEKQGKRSRSEWFALFAICGELGAVLGPLLGSLLAGFGFQRVALAGAAVFLLALLVLFFSLPATPRNQSALHIAPWWQTFRQRRFVAFIIAYSAYLFSYNQLYLALPVELHRAGGSEKDLGPLFVLASLLVIGLQLPLARFARRHGAARMLPLGFALLAASFVSVALFAPGVPPQGWLRLLPAVSLITLLTLGQMLIVPVGMDLIPRFANNHNLGAHYGALASMGGLAVLVGNFLLGGLLDLALTPSPQAAVPWLMLAAVPLCSSLAMVLICRPFTPLSPQN; encoded by the coding sequence ATGTCAGACCTCAGCGCCGATCGCGCACCGCGACCCTATCCGCCGTTATTGCTGGGCAGCCAGCTGGTTTTCAACATCGGCTTCTATGCCGTGGTGCCTTTTCTGGCCATCTTCCTGCGTGACGATATGCTGCTTTCCGGCTGGGCGATCGGGCTGGTTATCGGCTTAAGAACCTTTTCGCAGCAGGGCATGTTTCTGGTCGGCGGCGCGCTGGCCGATCGCTTCGGCGCGCGCGGCATCATTCTCTGCGGCTGCGTGGTGCGTATCGCCGGCTACCTGCTGCTGGCGCTGGCCGATTCGCTCTGGCCGATTATCCTCGGCGCCTGTCTGACCGGCGTCGGCGGCGCCCTGTTCTCGCCGGCCATTGAAGCGCTGATGGCGCAGGCCGGGACGCACAGCGAAAAACAGGGAAAACGCAGCCGGTCGGAATGGTTCGCGCTGTTCGCCATCTGCGGCGAACTGGGGGCGGTGCTCGGGCCGCTGCTCGGTTCGCTGCTGGCCGGATTCGGCTTTCAGCGGGTGGCGCTGGCCGGCGCGGCGGTATTTTTACTGGCGCTGCTGGTGCTGTTTTTCAGCCTGCCCGCCACGCCGCGCAACCAATCCGCCCTGCATATCGCCCCCTGGTGGCAAACTTTTCGTCAGCGCCGTTTTGTGGCGTTTATCATCGCCTACAGCGCTTACCTGTTTAGCTATAACCAGCTCTATCTGGCGCTGCCGGTGGAGCTGCACCGCGCCGGCGGCAGTGAAAAAGATCTCGGTCCGCTGTTTGTGCTGGCCTCGCTGCTGGTGATCGGCCTGCAACTGCCGCTGGCGCGTTTTGCCCGCCGCCACGGCGCCGCCCGCATGCTGCCGCTGGGATTCGCCCTGCTGGCGGCCTCTTTCGTCAGCGTGGCGCTGTTCGCCCCCGGCGTTCCGCCGCAAGGCTGGCTACGCTTACTGCCCGCCGTCTCACTGATTACCCTGCTGACTTTGGGGCAGATGCTGATCGTTCCCGTCGGTATGGATCTCATCCCCCGCTTCGCCAATAACCATAACCTCGGCGCGCACTATGGCGCGCTGGCGTCCATGGGCGGACTGGCGGTGCTGGTGGGCAATTTCCTGCTTGGCGGACTGCTCGACCTTGCGTTGACGCCCTCGCCGCAGGCGGCGGTTCCCTGGCTGATGCTGGCTGCGGTTCCATTGTGCAGTTCGCTGGCGATGGTGCTGATTTGCCGTCCGTTTACCCCCCTTTCCCCTCAAAATTGA
- a CDS encoding ABC transporter substrate-binding protein: protein MRVRPLHPVCGLLCAALLLSGCFNEAEDQSAADNGGRLKLAMLQPPRSGLTPLSDDAFKLSRWSTAETLVVLDAQGEAQPALATRWRRIDDHTWRFELRPDVHFHDDTELNAATVVNALTVAASAAPKPRILDGVQLSVVAEGDSAVLVSTAQPDPLLPQRLSSPQLAILSANAYGENGVVNPQNAGSGPFVLRSVNGTSGATLDRFDGYWGEKAQASGIDVSFVPDGPARAAALRTGAADIVEAIPVSQAPLLDQNLVHEVPMPRTNTLYLNTRLGPMKDPALRAAVRDAVNRRQLVDNVYEKRADTAQGLLGPALPWAAELRQPVAAPVTAAAPDGVSITLATFSDRAELPEVAVYLAQQLTAAGFTVKQVVREYSQIESDALAGKFDAFILSRATVLDSGDPVAYLYSDFACEGSFNISQLCRPEIDGALQQAAAIPAGDQRRQAIMRAENLILASDAAIPLLHERVIQGESARVKDALRDPRERVLINSATRIEPPTKTE from the coding sequence ATGCGCGTACGCCCTCTCCATCCCGTTTGCGGCCTGCTTTGCGCCGCCCTGCTGCTTTCCGGCTGCTTCAACGAAGCGGAAGATCAATCCGCCGCCGATAACGGCGGCCGCCTGAAACTGGCGATGCTGCAACCGCCGCGCTCCGGCCTGACGCCGCTGAGCGACGACGCCTTTAAACTATCGCGCTGGAGCACGGCGGAAACGCTGGTGGTGCTGGACGCGCAGGGTGAAGCCCAGCCCGCCCTGGCGACCCGCTGGCGGCGAATCGACGACCATACCTGGCGTTTTGAACTGCGCCCCGACGTGCATTTCCATGACGACACCGAGCTAAACGCGGCGACCGTGGTCAACGCGCTGACGGTGGCCGCCAGCGCCGCGCCCAAACCGCGTATTCTCGACGGCGTGCAACTGAGCGTGGTCGCCGAGGGCGATAGCGCGGTGCTGGTGTCAACCGCCCAGCCGGATCCGCTGCTGCCCCAGCGGCTCTCCAGTCCGCAGTTGGCTATTCTGTCCGCCAATGCTTACGGCGAAAACGGCGTGGTCAACCCGCAAAATGCCGGCAGCGGTCCTTTTGTGCTGCGCAGCGTAAACGGCACCAGCGGCGCCACCCTGGACAGATTCGACGGCTATTGGGGGGAAAAGGCGCAGGCGAGCGGCATTGACGTCAGCTTTGTGCCGGACGGCCCGGCCCGCGCCGCCGCGCTGCGCACCGGCGCGGCGGATATCGTTGAAGCGATCCCGGTATCGCAGGCGCCGCTGCTGGATCAAAACCTGGTGCACGAAGTGCCGATGCCGCGCACCAATACCCTCTATCTCAATACCCGTCTGGGGCCGATGAAGGATCCGGCGCTGCGCGCGGCGGTGCGCGACGCCGTCAATCGCCGGCAGTTGGTCGATAACGTGTATGAGAAACGCGCCGACACGGCGCAGGGATTGCTCGGCCCGGCGCTGCCCTGGGCCGCCGAGCTGCGCCAGCCCGTCGCCGCCCCGGTAACGGCCGCGGCGCCCGATGGCGTAAGCATCACGCTGGCGACCTTCAGCGACCGCGCCGAACTGCCGGAAGTGGCGGTCTATCTGGCGCAACAGCTCACCGCCGCCGGTTTTACGGTAAAACAGGTGGTGCGCGAATATTCGCAGATCGAGTCCGATGCGCTGGCCGGCAAATTCGATGCCTTTATTTTGTCGCGCGCCACGGTGCTGGATTCCGGCGATCCCGTCGCCTATCTCTACAGCGACTTCGCCTGCGAGGGATCTTTCAATATTTCCCAGCTTTGCCGTCCGGAAATCGACGGCGCCCTGCAACAGGCGGCGGCCATCCCGGCCGGCGATCAGCGGCGCCAGGCGATTATGCGGGCGGAGAATCTGATTCTGGCCAGCGACGCCGCCATTCCGCTGCTGCACGAACGGGTTATTCAGGGGGAAAGCGCGCGGGTGAAGGATGCGCTGCGCGACCCGCGCGAACGCGTCTTGATCAACAGCGCCACCCGCATCGAACCGCCGACCAAAACCGAGTAA
- a CDS encoding aryl-sulfate sulfotransferase translates to MGHPSVYPTGTTLYNPEKSWGGYTVFQALESGAVLIDMNGAELRLWEGLHGFPNKILPGGYILGHSGERDPRYGMQDMVDLIQVDWDGNIVWKFNGYEQISDPGQPVEWMARAHHDYQRSGNPVGYYAPGQEPQAIGGNTLILAHKNLRNARISDKLLLDDTIIEVDWQGNILWEWRCSDRFDQLGFDDAAKSAIYNNPNMRKSGGGMGDWMHINSMSTLGPNPWFDRGDARFHPDNIIWDARESNIIAIIDKASGDIVWKLGPDYGTPELKHLGWIIGQHHAHMIPAGLPGAGNILLFDNGGWAGYGAPNPASADGVKNAWRDYSRILEINPLTLDIVWRYSPYEAGIPHPTDAFRFYSPYISNIQRLPNGNTLINEGANGRIFEVTAEHDIVWEYISPYWGKTVNTNMLYRAYRVPYDWVPQLPRPREIPVEAPDNTRFRLPGAAQPGFASVIRVDGVRPYKKSADALCVATDSEDLKRSPKLFSVDRSRFAPLEEGERNALSGQSALVLVGAERCVHCKSLYRQLAAILHEDGYRHITSRYLDADHHPELTGQLGVRSLPTLLWLAQGEEKGRLGGVLQAHALRQWLEGVR, encoded by the coding sequence ATGGGACATCCTTCCGTTTACCCCACCGGCACCACCCTCTATAACCCGGAAAAATCCTGGGGCGGCTATACCGTCTTTCAGGCGCTGGAAAGCGGCGCGGTGCTGATCGATATGAACGGCGCCGAACTGCGTCTGTGGGAAGGGCTGCACGGTTTCCCCAATAAGATCCTGCCCGGCGGTTATATTCTCGGCCACAGCGGCGAACGCGATCCGCGCTACGGCATGCAGGATATGGTTGACCTGATCCAGGTGGACTGGGACGGCAATATCGTATGGAAATTCAATGGCTATGAACAGATTAGCGATCCCGGCCAGCCCGTCGAGTGGATGGCGCGCGCCCACCATGACTACCAGCGCAGCGGCAACCCGGTGGGCTACTATGCGCCGGGGCAGGAGCCGCAGGCCATCGGCGGCAATACGCTGATTCTGGCGCATAAAAATCTGCGCAATGCGCGTATCAGCGACAAGCTGCTGCTTGACGACACCATTATCGAGGTGGACTGGCAGGGAAATATTCTGTGGGAATGGCGCTGTAGCGATCGCTTTGACCAACTGGGCTTTGACGACGCGGCCAAAAGCGCCATCTATAATAATCCCAACATGCGCAAAAGCGGCGGCGGCATGGGCGACTGGATGCATATCAACTCGATGTCGACCCTCGGCCCCAACCCGTGGTTCGACCGGGGCGACGCCCGTTTTCACCCCGACAACATTATCTGGGACGCGCGCGAGTCCAATATTATCGCCATTATTGATAAAGCCAGCGGCGATATCGTCTGGAAGCTCGGCCCGGACTACGGCACCCCGGAACTAAAACATCTGGGATGGATTATCGGCCAGCACCATGCCCATATGATCCCCGCCGGCCTGCCCGGCGCGGGCAATATTCTGCTGTTCGACAACGGCGGCTGGGCGGGCTACGGCGCTCCCAATCCCGCCTCGGCCGACGGGGTGAAAAACGCCTGGCGCGACTACTCGCGCATACTGGAGATCAACCCGCTCACCCTGGATATCGTCTGGCGCTATTCGCCCTACGAAGCCGGTATCCCGCACCCGACCGACGCGTTTCGCTTCTACAGCCCCTATATCAGCAATATTCAACGCCTGCCCAACGGCAACACGCTAATCAATGAGGGGGCCAACGGCCGGATATTCGAGGTGACGGCTGAGCACGATATCGTGTGGGAGTATATCTCGCCCTACTGGGGCAAGACCGTCAACACCAATATGCTCTATCGCGCCTATCGCGTGCCCTACGACTGGGTGCCGCAGTTGCCCCGTCCGCGGGAAATCCCGGTGGAGGCGCCGGACAACACCCGTTTTCGCCTGCCGGGGGCCGCACAGCCCGGCTTCGCCAGCGTTATCCGCGTCGACGGCGTGCGCCCCTACAAAAAAAGCGCCGATGCGCTGTGCGTCGCCACCGACAGCGAGGATCTGAAACGCAGCCCCAAACTGTTCAGCGTCGACCGCTCCCGCTTCGCGCCGCTGGAGGAGGGAGAGCGGAACGCGCTCAGCGGGCAGTCCGCACTGGTGCTGGTCGGCGCGGAGCGGTGCGTGCACTGTAAGAGCCTGTATCGCCAGTTGGCGGCGATACTCCACGAGGACGGCTATCGCCATATCACCAGCCGCTATCTGGACGCCGACCATCATCCCGAGCTAACAGGTCAGCTCGGGGTGCGCTCGCTCCCCACCCTGCTGTGGCTGGCGCAGGGAGAGGAAAAAGGGCGCCTCGGCGGCGTACTCCAGGCGCACGCCCTGCGGCAATGGCTGGAGGGGGTGCGGTGA
- a CDS encoding AMP nucleosidase gives MGNNGSGTRLTAAEALDKLEALYDGAVAALRDAIEDFITQGKLPDAQARAAGLFAYPELRVKWDGVAAGHTRHRAYGRFTRPGSYTTTITRPRFFHHYLTEQLTLLEGEYAASIEVAPSHQEIPFPYVLDGSDLILDRSMSAGIARHFPTTELSQIGDETADGLFHATTTSPLSHFDALRTDFSLARLRHYTGTAVEHFQSFVLFTNYTRYVDEFVRWACDQIADAHSPYESLSCAGGISITSATANPERSVSDLAWKNHQMPAYHLISRNGKGITLVNIGVGPSNAKTICDHLAVLRPHAWLMIGHCGGLRESQAIGDYVLAHAYLRDDHVLDSVLPPDIPIPSIAEVQRALYDATKTVSGMPGEEVKQRLRTGTVVTTDDRNWELRYSASALRFNLSRAVAVDMESATIAAQGYRFRVPYGTLLCVSDKPLHGEIKLPGQANRFYEGAISEHLQIGICAIDLLRAEGDRLHSRKLRTFNEPPFR, from the coding sequence ATGGGCAACAACGGATCCGGCACAAGGCTCACCGCCGCCGAGGCGCTTGATAAACTGGAAGCGTTGTACGATGGCGCGGTTGCGGCACTGCGCGACGCGATTGAAGACTTTATCACCCAGGGGAAATTGCCCGATGCGCAGGCGCGCGCCGCGGGGCTTTTCGCCTATCCGGAGCTGCGCGTCAAATGGGACGGCGTCGCGGCGGGCCACACCAGACACCGGGCGTATGGGCGATTTACGCGGCCCGGCAGCTACACCACCACCATCACCCGCCCGCGTTTTTTCCATCACTATCTGACCGAACAGCTGACCCTGCTTGAGGGGGAGTACGCCGCCAGCATTGAAGTGGCGCCGTCCCATCAGGAAATTCCCTTCCCCTACGTGCTGGACGGATCCGACCTTATCCTCGACCGTTCGATGAGCGCCGGGATCGCCCGGCATTTTCCCACCACCGAGCTGTCGCAAATCGGCGATGAAACCGCCGACGGATTATTCCACGCCACCACCACCTCGCCGCTGTCGCATTTTGACGCGCTGAGGACCGATTTTTCCCTGGCGCGGCTGCGCCACTATACCGGCACGGCGGTGGAACATTTTCAGTCGTTCGTTCTCTTTACCAACTATACCCGCTACGTGGACGAATTTGTGCGCTGGGCCTGCGACCAGATCGCCGACGCGCACAGCCCGTATGAATCCCTGTCCTGCGCCGGCGGCATCTCTATTACCTCGGCAACCGCCAATCCCGAACGCTCCGTTTCCGACCTCGCCTGGAAAAACCACCAGATGCCGGCTTACCACCTGATTTCGCGCAACGGCAAAGGCATTACCCTGGTAAATATCGGCGTCGGCCCGTCCAATGCCAAAACCATCTGCGATCACCTCGCGGTGCTGCGGCCGCACGCCTGGCTGATGATCGGTCACTGCGGCGGCCTACGCGAAAGCCAGGCGATCGGCGATTACGTGCTGGCTCACGCCTATCTGCGCGACGACCACGTTCTTGATTCGGTGCTGCCGCCTGATATTCCTATCCCCAGCATCGCCGAGGTGCAGCGCGCCCTTTATGACGCCACCAAAACGGTGAGCGGCATGCCCGGCGAGGAGGTGAAACAGCGTCTGCGCACCGGTACGGTGGTCACTACCGACGATCGCAATTGGGAGTTGAGATATTCGGCCTCCGCGCTGCGCTTTAATCTCAGCCGCGCGGTGGCCGTGGATATGGAAAGCGCGACCATTGCCGCGCAGGGTTACCGTTTCCGGGTGCCTTACGGCACGCTGCTCTGCGTCTCCGACAAGCCGCTGCACGGCGAAATCAAGCTGCCCGGCCAGGCCAACCGCTTCTATGAGGGCGCCATTTCGGAGCATCTGCAAATCGGCATCTGCGCCATCGATCTGCTGCGCGCCGAAGGCGACCGCCTGCATTCACGCAAACTGCGCACCTTCAACGAACCGCCGTTCCGTTAG